ATTCGCGCACGAGTTACCGAACGGCTGGGCGAGCTCCCGACCGCCGACCATGTCACTCCGTCCGACCAGTACGTCTCGCGCGCGCTCACCCAGGTCCTCGATGCCGCGGAAGCGCAGGCTGCGAAGCGCAAGGACCGGTACACGAGCGTCGACCAGCTCCTCCTCGGCTTACTGTCGGTCCCCTCTCCAGCACGGCAGATCCTCGAGGATGTCGGGGTCCACCGGGCGGGCGTCGAGGCCCAGCTCAAGGAACTTCGCGGAGGGGACCGCCCGGTCACAAGTCGCTCGGAAGAGGCCCAGTATCAAGCGCTCGAAAAGTACGGTCGCGACCTGACCGCGCTCGCGCGCTCGCGGAAGCTCGATCCCGTGATCGGTCGCGACGAGGAGATCCGCCGGGTCGTCCAGATCCTCTCGCGCCGGACCAAGAACAATCCGGTGCTGGTGGGAGAGCCGGGGGTCGGCAAGACCGCGGTCGTCGAGGGACTCGCCGTTCGGATCGCCCAGAACGATGTGCCGGAATCGCTCCGCGAACGCCGGATCGTGGCTCTCGATCTCGGCAGCCTCCTCGCGGGAGCGAAGTTCCGAGGCGAGTTCGAAGAGCGGCTGAAGGCCGTTCTCCAAGAGGTCGAACGCTCCCAGGGCCAGGTGATCCTGTTCATCGACGAACTGCACACGGTCGTCCATGCCGGTGCGACGGAAGGTGGGGCGCTCGATGCATCGAACCTACTCAAGCCGGCCCTCGCGCGCGGAGTGCTCCACTGCATCGGAGCCACAACCACCCAGGAGTACCGGAAGTACATCGAGAAGGACGCCGCCCTCGAGCGCCGGTTCCAGCCGGTTCCAATCCAGGAGCCCACGGTCGAGGACACCATCTCGATCCTACGGGGCCTGCGGGAGCGCTACGAACTCCACCACGGAGTCAAGATCCACGACGCGGCCCTGGTCGCGGCCGCGACACTCGCCGCTCGGTACATCCCCGACCGCCGCCTTCCGGACAAGGCGATCGATGCGGTCGACGAGGCCGCCTCGATGGTGCGTCTCGCGCTCGACTCTCGGCCAAGCGAGCTCGATCAATTGACGCGTCGCGTTCGCCAGTTCGAGATCGAGCGGGCGGCGCTCAAGCGGGAGAAGGACGTCGCGTCCCGAGACCGGCTCTCCAAGCTCGAGAAGGAGCTCGCGAGCCTGAAGGAGTCGGAGAACGCGCTCCAATCCCGATGGAAGCACGAGCGAGAGCGGGTCGCGGGTCTGCGCAAACTGCGCTCCGAACTGGACTCAGCGAAGGCCGCCGAGGAGGCCGCAGAGCGCGACGGCGATCTCGAGGCCGCGGCGCGATTGCGATATGGAACGATGCCGGAGCTCCAGAAGAAGGTCGAGTCGCTCACCGCCGAGGTCGAGACCCCCGTCGGGGGAAGCCTCCTGCGCGAAGAGGTCACCGAGGAAGACGTGGCCCACGTCGTCTCGAAATGGAGCGGCATCCCGATCAGCCGGATGCTGGAGGGCGAAAAGGAGCGGCTGCTCCATATGGAGGACGAGCTGCGCCGGCGGGTCATCGGGCAGAACGAGGCCGTGGAGGCCATCTCCAGAGCCGTGCGCCGGGCCCGCAGCGGGCTCGCCGATCCGAACCGGCCGATGGGTACCTTCCTGTTCGTTGGTCCGACCGGCGTCGGCAAGACGGAGCTCGCGAAGGCGCTCGCGCTGTTCCTGTTCCACTCCGAACGCGCGCTCGTGCGGATTGACATGAGCGAGTACATGGAGCGGCACACGGTCGCGCGGCTGATCGGAGCACCGCCGGGGTACGTCGGGTACGAGGAGGGCGGTCAACTGACCGAGGCCGTGCGCAGCCACCCGTACACGGTGATCCTCTTCGACGAGATCGAGA
The Thermoplasmata archaeon DNA segment above includes these coding regions:
- the clpB gene encoding ATP-dependent chaperone ClpB; this encodes MHLDRLTDAGREALEGAFRRASDLRHPAVEPEHLLSALLEAPQGPTSVLLQALHAPVDTIRARVTERLGELPTADHVTPSDQYVSRALTQVLDAAEAQAAKRKDRYTSVDQLLLGLLSVPSPARQILEDVGVHRAGVEAQLKELRGGDRPVTSRSEEAQYQALEKYGRDLTALARSRKLDPVIGRDEEIRRVVQILSRRTKNNPVLVGEPGVGKTAVVEGLAVRIAQNDVPESLRERRIVALDLGSLLAGAKFRGEFEERLKAVLQEVERSQGQVILFIDELHTVVHAGATEGGALDASNLLKPALARGVLHCIGATTTQEYRKYIEKDAALERRFQPVPIQEPTVEDTISILRGLRERYELHHGVKIHDAALVAAATLAARYIPDRRLPDKAIDAVDEAASMVRLALDSRPSELDQLTRRVRQFEIERAALKREKDVASRDRLSKLEKELASLKESENALQSRWKHERERVAGLRKLRSELDSAKAAEEAAERDGDLEAAARLRYGTMPELQKKVESLTAEVETPVGGSLLREEVTEEDVAHVVSKWSGIPISRMLEGEKERLLHMEDELRRRVIGQNEAVEAISRAVRRARSGLADPNRPMGTFLFVGPTGVGKTELAKALALFLFHSERALVRIDMSEYMERHTVARLIGAPPGYVGYEEGGQLTEAVRSHPYTVILFDEIEKAHAEVVNVLLQLMDEGRLTDGQGRTVDFRNTLVIMTSNLGSELLSGVSSDSARRALIEPALREHFRPEFLNRLDEIVLFHALTEKEITEIVGLQIAQVEARLKDRRIALKVTANAKKLLARTGFDPVFGARPLKRTIQRLVVDPLTEKVLSGELKDGTEMTVDVRDSEIVLRSSNPRAGTVP